A genomic stretch from Salvelinus sp. IW2-2015 unplaced genomic scaffold, ASM291031v2 Un_scaffold3495, whole genome shotgun sequence includes:
- the ntan1 gene encoding LOW QUALITY PROTEIN: protein N-terminal asparagine amidohydrolase (The sequence of the model RefSeq protein was modified relative to this genomic sequence to represent the inferred CDS: inserted 7 bases in 5 codons), with amino-acid sequence MPLLIQNRRIERPGSTVDLFARYPHLQENARVFRSKPVVDVDPKCLLYIQQREFAATTPVDNSVAVLGSDDATTCHLVLVRHTGSGAACLAHCDGSSTWSEVPLIVKAVTSLSKDPAKEGRLELHLVGGFDDESKMSHKLSLNLLSAFQRQKEDIHLETCCFAEMNDVLVDGAHRPXVHGIGVNIKTGEVFPASFPHKGPAEEXRSARTFTGGQMADIYDSNKGVVKIGPCKWSPNLDISFWLSQDDDTILKVKLLSTSPTAEPPHFVXHIKSTIQFLLEHPSSDSLXPGGQPQHYRRTEQGXWENVNQT; translated from the exons ATGCCTTTGCTAATACAAAATAGAAGAATCGAACGACCAGGTTCGACAGTCGATTTGTTCGCCAGATATCCGCATTTGCAG GAAAACGCCCGAGTATTTCGATCCAAGCCGGTTGTAGATGTCGACCCGAAGTGCCTCCTATACATACAGCAACGAGAGTTTGCAGCCACAACACCAGTGGACA ACTCTGTCGCTGTCCTTGGTTCTGATGATGCAACCACCTGCCACCTAGTTCTGGTGCGACACACAG GAAGTGGAGCTGCTTGCCTTGCTCACTGTGATGGCTCCAGCACGTGGAGTGAGGTTCCCCTCATCGTCAAAGCTGTCACATCTCTGAGCAAGGACCCTGCCAAGGAGGGCAG GCTGGAGCTCCACCTCGTTGGAGGATTTGATGATGAGTCAAAGATGTCCCACAAACTCAGCCTTAACCTATTGT CGGCCTtccagagacagaaagaggataTTCACCTAGAGACCTGCTGC tTTGCAGAGATGAATGACGTCTTAGTGGACGGAGCGCACAGAC GTGTGCATGGcatag GTGTAAATATTAAAACAGGGGAGGTGTTCCCCGCCTCGTTCCCTCACAAAGGACCCGCGGAGG TGCGATCAGCACGGACATTCACTGGGGGCCAG ATGGCTGATATATATGACTCGAACAAAGGAGTTGTGAAGATAGGCCCATGTAAGTGGTCCCCGAATCTGGATATTTCCTTCTGGCTGTCGCAAGACGATGACACCATCTTAAAGGTAAAGT TACTTTCCACGTCCCCTACGGCTGAGCCACCACACTTTGT GCACATCAAGTCCACCATCCAGTTCCTCCTGGAGCACCCCAGTTCAGACAGTCT TCCTGGAGGACAGCCCCAGCACTACCGCAGAACAGAGCAGG GCTGGGAGAACGTTAACCAGACATAA